The DNA sequence TAAGAAGAAAGGGCTGATTGAACAATAATATATTCATATATTTCCCATATGAGGTTGGCAAACCCTAAATTCACCAGCTCGACTTTTTGACTCCTGGAATTTGCCCTTTATGTGCATATTCTCTAAAAGCTATGCGTGACATGTTAAATTTCCTCATATAACTCCGAGGTCTGCCAGTAAGCGGGCAACGATTATTCAACCGAGTTGGAGATGAGTCACGAGGAAGCTTGCGGATTGCTTCATAATCTCCTTTAACCTTCAATTCATTTCTAATCTCTCTGTACTTTTCAACGAGTTGTTCCCTCTTCAGCTGTTTTGCGATTTTTGATTTTTTCGCCATTCAATATTCCTCCTCAAATTCAAACTTGTTGTACTTCCCATTCGAACGGATCACTAAGCTCCGTCCAGTCAACCATGTATTCAGATTCTGTCAGCAGACAGCAATCAAGTTCATTGATGATTTCTTCTTTATTCAAATCTGTTCCTATGAAAACAAGTTGTGTCATTCTATCTCCGTAATCAGGATCCCATTCAGAAGCAATTTCAGGGTTTTGCTGCAATAGCTGCGCTTGTCGATCTCCTGGCAAAGCTGCTACCCAGTATGCCATTGGTTCCAAATTCACAGAAAGTCCTGCCTGTGAAAGAAGCAAAGCTACATCATTCCTTGTTGCACACCATGCAATCCCTTTCGAGCGGACAATATTATCAGGCATGTTCTGAAGCCAGTGATACAAGCGCTCTGTATGAAATGGATTTCTTTTTTTATATACAAATGAGGAGATGCCATATTCATCTGTTTCCGGAACATGATTTTCAGGACCAATCTGCAATTCTTTCAACCATCCCGCTGAATTGCTCGCTTTCTCCAGATTAAACAAACCCGTTCCTAGTATATTTACAGGATCCAATTTGCCTTCTGTTGTCGTGATGACCTTTGCTTCAGGCTGAAGTTTATTGAGTACGCTCTTTAATCTTTTCAACTGTTTCTCACTGATCAAATCTATTTTATTAACGACGAGTACATCGCAAAATTCAATCTGATCCAAGAGAAGATCTGAGATTTCACGCTCATCAAGTTCTCCGACCGCCTGTTTTCTGTCCAGCAGACTTTCACCAGATTTCAAATCTAGCCAAAATCGATTGGCATCAACTACTGTCACCATCGTGTCAAGTTCACAAATTTCTTTAAGATCAATTCCAGTAAGTTCGTCTGCATAGGAGAATGTTTGAGCTACGGGTACAGGTTCTGATATGCCCGACGATTCAATTATTATGTAATCATAAACACCTTGTTCAGCGAGTCTTTGTACTTCAATAAGAAGATCTTCTCGCAATGTGCAACAAATGCAGCCATTGGATAGCTCCACAAGTTTCTCTTCCGTTCTTGAAAGTGCTGTATTGTTCTTAACAAGTTGCGCATCGATATTCAATTCGCTCATGTCATTGACTATGACTGCTACACGCAACCCTTGTCTATTGTTCAAAACATGATTCAGAATTGTTGTTTTTCCAGAACCGAGATAACCGCTCAATACTGTAACAGGAATTTTCCTCTTCACCATATCATCTCTCCACCTTCCTAATACGAAACCATTACGATTTAATCACCAAAAAGAAAACCGTATTCATTCGTGTATAAAACGTAATGATTACGATTAAATGGAATTATACAAGTAAACAAATATTAAAGCAAGATTTTTTTCACAATTTGATAATTGCCTAAACTAAAAACCGCCAAGCAATCTTTTACTTGGCGGTTATCTTCCTAATATTTAATTACTTTCACTCAAAACTAGGAAATATTATATTCTAAGCTTTAGGCAAATAACTATTTCCTATCGTTTCACCTATAGCTCCTGAAGCTCTTTCTGACTTCGGATCAAATGGTAAATGTGGAAAAACAAGTTCTGCGAAGCGATAAGCTTCTTCCAAGTGTGGATAACCAGAGAAAATGAACGTTTCTACACCGATATCACAATACTCCTTAATTCGCTCGGCTACCGTTATTGGATCTCCAACTAACGCTGTTCCTGCTCCACCTCTCACAAGTCCCACACCAGCCCAGAGGTTCGGACTGATTTCCAAGTCACCGTCTTTTCCTTTATGCAAATCCGCCATTCGTTTTTGACCATGGGAGTCGTAGCGACCAAGAGCCTCTTGTGCTTTTTGAATCACTTCATCGTCCAGATGGGAGATTAACTTTTCAGCTTCCTGCCATGCCTCGTCATTTGTTTCTCTTACAATTACATGGAGACGGATACCAAATTTGATTTTCCTGCCATTTCGCTCCGCTTGCTCTCTCACTTGAGTTATTTTTTCCCTAACATCCTCGATTGGTTCTCCCCAGGTGAGATACACATCAGCATGTTCAGCTGCGACTTGCTGTCCCGCTGGAGAAGAACCTCCAAAGTAGATTGGTGGGTGCGGAGACTGTACTGGCGGATACAAAAGCTCTCCTTGTTCGGTTCGCAAGTGATCTCCCAAGTAATCAACTTTTTCGCCCGATAGCAATTGCCTCCATATTGTTAGAAACTCATCGGTCGCTTTATATCTTTCTTCATGTGAAAGGAATATACCATCCCCGGCTAGTTCAACGGGGTCTCCCCCTGCTACGACATTAATGAGCAGGCGCCCGTTGGATAGTCGATCCAGTGTAGAAGCCATGCGAGCGGCAACACCTGGAAGCATAAGCCCTGGTCTGACGGCCACTAGATATTTTAATCTACTTGTTTCAGCAGATAGAGCGGAAGCCGTAATCCACGGGTCTTCGCAAGACTTACCAGTTGGAAGCAGAACCCCATCGTAGCCTAGTCTCTCTGCAGCCTGCGCTACTTGTTTGAAGTACGTGTGATCCGCTTCTCTTCCACCAGTTACTGTTCCTAAATATCGACCGTCACCATGCGTAGGAATAAACCAAAGTACATCCATTTCACAACTTCCTCTCCAATTTTTTATCCTTCAAAGCTATTACGCCATTTCAATAGTCTTCTCTCCAGTAAACGAACAAGTGAATCTGTCAGTTTGCCGACTACAGCAAAGATAATAATTCCGACAAACACTTTATCTGTTTGTGAGAACTGTCTAGCATCCATAATCAAATAACCGATACCAGCACTGGAACCCATCAGCTCAGCCACTACAAGACTGAGCCACGCAATACCAAGTGACAGGCGAACGCCGAGAAGAATATTGCTTAAAGCTGACGGCAGAACAAGTTTAGTTATTTGCTGTTTGCGACTGAATTCGAGTACACGTGCAACATCAAATAGCCTTGAGTCTGCACTGCGAATACCGAGATACGTGTTAATATAAATTGGAAAGAAAGATCCAAAAGAGATTAATAGAACTTTTGACAATTCATCGAATCCGAACCAGAGTATAAACAATGGAGTTACAGCCAGGTTGGGAATGGTTCTTAGCATTTGCAGCGAAGGGTCCAGGTAAGATTCTGTTTTTCGCGAAAAGCCAACTAGAATGCCAAACAGGAGCCCGAGGCTTCCGCCTAACAAAAATCCAAGTACGGCCCGCAAAACGCTTATCCGCAAATTAGCCAGTAAATCACCTGAAACTGTCAATTCCCAGAATGAACTCAGAATCGCCGATGGGACCGGAAGAACAGTTGGTGATATTAATCCCAGACTGCCAATGACTTGCCATACTGCAACGATCACCGCTGGCAGGAGAAAACCTTTTGTCCAAGCAGGCACATTCCACTTCTTTTTAGCCGCTTTTAAAGTTCCCGCTGAAGATGATGCTGGCAAATACGCTTCAGCTCCCATCTATTTCTCCTCCTTTTGAATTTTTTTAATGAATTGATTATCGACTACTTCACTTACATCGATTTTCTTTCCAATTGCTTTCAATTCAAGCTGCAAATCTGCCGTCTCTTGCTGTGCTTTTATAATTCTGTCAGTGATCGGCTCATTCAGCGGTTTCGTATTATCCAGGACGTTTTTAATAACTTTTTTGTCCAGTCCCTTCATTTTCGCGTAAATATCAATTGCTTCTTCTTCATTTTCCAATTGATAACGGACAGCTTCGTCATATACTCGAAGGAACTTCTCAACATATTGCGGATGATCCTTTATAAAGCCATCTCGAGCCAATGTAAACGAAGGAGAGAAGCTACCCAGTGTTTCTCCGTTTGCCAGAATAACCGCATCGTTCTCAATTGACTCAAGGGAAAGGAATGGTTCCCAAATTGACCAGGCGTCCACTTTTCCACTTTCAAACGCTGGCAAGGCCTCATCAGGCTGAAGTTGGATGATTTCTACGTCGTCCGGTGAAATCTTGGCATGTTTTAATGCACTGTATAAAAATCCAAATCCACTGCTTCCTTTAGCCACTGCGACTTTCTTTCCTTTTAAATCTTCCAGCTTCTTGATTTCACTATTTTTGTTAACTAGGATGCCGTTACCTTTCACTCCGTCACCGGATAAAGCAATCTCTTTGAATTTCACATTTGCAGCCTGACCGGCTACGACTGGTGTATTACCAACTTGGGAGAAATCGAGCTTATTGGCAGCAAGCCCTTCGAATTGAGGAGGACCACTTTGAAATTCTGTCCATTTAATTTTGATTCCATCTTCTTTAAACGCATCCTCAAACAGCCGCTTTTCTTTTGCAATCCACAATGGACTTAAGCTTTGCTGGATGCCGATGTTAATTTCTTTCGGCTTCTCTGTCGCTTTTGCCGAGCATCCTGTCAAAATACCAATCAGAACTATAACTAAAAGAAACGAAAGCTTTTTCATCTTCTCATCCTCCTCAAATCCCTTCGCCATTTGCAAACATAGGCGACTCTGTTTTTTCGAACTCTCCCAGAACAGTCTGTCTCAAATATTGAAACGATGAATCTGTACGGCTTCTTGGAAAGGGCAGGTCAATCGGTATAATCTTTTGAATCTGTCCTGGATTTGCACGGAGCACTGCAAGCTCTGTCCCCAGATAGACCGACTCATCAATATCATGTGTAACGAGGATCATAGTAATCTTTTTCTTCTGCCAAATATCAAGAAGTACATCTTGCAAGTGCTTCCTCGTAAAAGCATCCAAAGCCCCGAATGGTTCATCCAGCAGTAGAACTTGAGGGTTTCTCAATAAAGCTCTTGCTATGGCTACTCGTTGTGACATACCTCCTGAGAGCTCAGAAGGATAAGCCTTTTCATAGCCTGATAGTCTGACAATCTCAATTAGTTCTTCAACCTCTAATTTCACTTTAGGATCTTTCAAGTTGAGATTCGCCGCAATATTTTGTTCCACATTCATCCAAGGGAATAAGCGATGCTCCTGAAAAATAAACCCCTGATCAATCCCAGGTTGGCGAATCGTCTTTCCACCAATGACCACAACGCCCTTATAATCAGTATCAATACCTGCGATGATCTTGAGCAAGGTACTTTTTCCACAGCCACTTGGCCCAATCATCGTTAAGAAACTTCCTTTCTTCAATTCAAAACGGATATCTTTCAAGACCGTATTCGGTTTCATGTCCTTTAAGAAAGACTTCTCTGTCACTTGAATTTGTACACTCATCTCCAGATCCTCGCTTTCCCCTTAAAATGAATTGCTTAATTATTTAAATAGTTAGGAACTTATTGCAGTATGAGCATCTTTTAATCCATCCCCGAGTTTCTCCAAACCGTTATGCAAACGGAAAGCCGCCCCTTCTTCAATAAAATACTCATTCGACTCCAGCCGCTTTACCTGCTCATCATGGATGAAAATGCTGTCAAGAATGCGATTGGCTCCCAATATAGAGAGAACTGGCTTGAGTGAGTACTCAATTGAAAGTAAATGACCTAGAGATCCACCAATTGCTATTGGAAGGACTGTCTTATTCTGCAGTCCTTTCTGCGGTACCAGATCCAGATATGTTTTCAAAATTCCAGAAAAAGATGCTTTGTATACTGGTGTCAAAACAACAACCGCCTCTGCTTCGTTTAAAAGTCTGTTCGCTTCCTGTATAGCAGGGCTGTTGAACTTGGTATGGATTAAATCTTCAGCCGGAATATGTGGAACATTAATGGACTGAACATCAATACCGCGACCTTTGAGATACTCGAGAGCCTTTTCGTAAATTCCCTGCAACCTTGATGGGTTTCTGCTGCCACCATAAATCAATACAGCCTTTGTCATGAAATCCAACCTCTCTGTGTTTAATTTTAATTCCAACTAATTTGATGTGTTTAATTATATATATTATTTTTTCGAAGTCAATAAGGTTTTTAACCATAAAAATTAATATTCGAAGCCTATTAATGAAGGGATTCATTTAAATTTCTGAAAAATATAATTAAACAAATAAAATTACTTTACTTTTGATAATAATATTTGATATATTGCCAAAATTTATTATCAGATTTAATGATTTTAGAGAACTTACAAATAAAAAAAGAAAGAGCGCAGAATCAACTGCGCTCTTTCTATATCTAGACAACTTTTCTTGTTACAATTCTTTTCTTTCTCTTTTTAGATGGATCGAAACGTCGCTCAAGAAGTGCCATAATCAAATCTGCGGCTACAGCCATGAATGCTGTCGGGATTGCTCCGGCAAGAATAATTGCTGTTCCGTCCGTCATGTTTGTACCTCGAAGGATAATATCACCAAGTCCTCCCGCACCGATAAACGTGCCAATTGTCGCAACACCAATCGTAATAACGAGTGCAGTGCGAAGACCAGCCATGATTACGGACATGGACAGTGGCAATTCAACCATACGCAACACTTGGAAACGAGTCATGCCCATCGCTTTCCCGGATTCAAGCAATTTAGAATCGACACTGCGAATACCTGTGTACGTGTTTTTCAGGATTGGCAAGATTGAATAAAGGAAAAGCGCAACGACGACTGTATTCGTCCCAAGCCCCATGACCAGCATGAGAATAGCCAACATGGCAAGTGCAGGAATTGTTTGAATGATATTCGCCAGGGACATGACCCAGCCGGATAGCTGTCTATAGCGGGCAATCAGGATTCCAAGCGGAATGGCGACGATTGCGGCAAATAACACACCATACGCTGACATGAGAAAATGTCGGAAAAATTGCTCCCATACATAACCTCCATTATCGCTGTAATATGAAAGGATTTCCCTGATTGTATCCATCTGTCTCACCTCCGTTTATTTGAAGTAATTGTTTTTCACAAGAAATTCTTTTGCGATTCTTGATGGCTCTCTTTTCTTGCCATCCGCTTCGTAATTCAATTGTTGCATTGTATTGGTATCTATTTTACCGGCAAGCCGCTCCAACAATGGCGCCAATTCCGGATGTTTCTTAAGTACCTCGTTTCTGGCAACTGGTGATCCATCATAAGGTGGGAAGAATCGTTTGTCATCCTTTAACAAAGCAAGATTATATGCTGGAATACGGCCGTCTGTAGAATAAGCCAAAACAACATCCATCTTGTGATTTTTCAAAGCCTGATAAACGAGACCGATCTGCATAGGGTATTTGTTATCAAAGTCAAAACCATAATGTTTAACAAACCCTTTATACCCATCACCTTTACGCTGCAGCCATGAAGTATCGACACCGAGTTTCAAACCATCTTTGTACTTTTCCAAATCTGAAACTGTTTTTATTCCTCTTTTCTTTGCTTCACCTTTTCGCATGGCAAAAGCGTACGTATTTGAGAAGCCATAAGAGTTGAACCATTTAAGATTAAAACGCTCTTTATAACCTTTTTGGACAGTTTTCAAAGCTTCGTCAGGATCCTTCACTGCTTTCATTCCAAGCGGTCCGGTTAGTGAAGTGCCTGTATAAAGAACTGAAGCGATATCAATATCCTTATTAACAAGTGCCTTATGCTGCACAATGGATGAACCAAGATTATTTACCATATCTACATGAATGTCTGTTTCATGTTCAATGAGCTGACGAATGATTTCACCCATAATTTGTGACTCAGAAATCGATTGTGTACCTATTTTCACTGTATCTCCGGCAGCTCCGCCCAGTCCAGGCAGTGCACAGCCGCTCGTCAGAAGCACTATGCCTGCAAGCATGAGCGCCATTCCTGTCTTCTTAATGCGCATGTGTACCACCCTTTCTATGCCTCGTTGATTTCGCGAATTGCTTTTGGTGTTACGCCGATTTCAATACGCCCGAGCAACAAGTCAATTAGCAGAGCAATGATTGTAACCGGTATGGCACCTACAAGAATCAGTTCCGGCTGGTAATTATCTAGACCACTGAATATATAGTCACCAAGACCACCGGCACCAATAAATGAAGCAAGTGTTGCCCAACCAATTAAATAAACAATCGATAGCCGAATTCCTGCCATGATGACCGGAACTGCAAGCGGCAGTTCGACATGCCAAACTCTTTCCATCACAGTCATGCCCATTCCCTTACCTGCTTCAAGCAAGTTTGGATCTACGCCGCGTACACCTGTATAAGTGTTGCGCAATATTGGCAGGACGGAGTAGAAAAATAGCGCTACAATTGCTGGAATTTTACCCACACCTAAAAGCGGTATGAAGAATGCTAAAATCGCAAAACTCGGGAATGTTTGAATGACACTCAGAATTCCCATGATAAACCCAGCTCCTCTTTTAAAACGGGTAAGAGCAATACCTAGAGGAACTGCGACAATGATTCCAAGAATGCCTGCGATGAGAGAGATGTATAGATGCTCCCATACTTTGACTAGGAATGTACCCCAGTTGTTTTGAAAAAACAAAATAATATCATGCATGCATT is a window from the Aciduricibacillus chroicocephali genome containing:
- the rpsN gene encoding 30S ribosomal protein S14, which produces MAKKSKIAKQLKREQLVEKYREIRNELKVKGDYEAIRKLPRDSSPTRLNNRCPLTGRPRSYMRKFNMSRIAFREYAHKGQIPGVKKSSW
- a CDS encoding GTP-binding protein is translated as MVKRKIPVTVLSGYLGSGKTTILNHVLNNRQGLRVAVIVNDMSELNIDAQLVKNNTALSRTEEKLVELSNGCICCTLREDLLIEVQRLAEQGVYDYIIIESSGISEPVPVAQTFSYADELTGIDLKEICELDTMVTVVDANRFWLDLKSGESLLDRKQAVGELDEREISDLLLDQIEFCDVLVVNKIDLISEKQLKRLKSVLNKLQPEAKVITTTEGKLDPVNILGTGLFNLEKASNSAGWLKELQIGPENHVPETDEYGISSFVYKKRNPFHTERLYHWLQNMPDNIVRSKGIAWCATRNDVALLLSQAGLSVNLEPMAYWVAALPGDRQAQLLQQNPEIASEWDPDYGDRMTQLVFIGTDLNKEEIINELDCCLLTESEYMVDWTELSDPFEWEVQQV
- the ssuD gene encoding FMNH2-dependent alkanesulfonate monooxygenase; this encodes MDVLWFIPTHGDGRYLGTVTGGREADHTYFKQVAQAAERLGYDGVLLPTGKSCEDPWITASALSAETSRLKYLVAVRPGLMLPGVAARMASTLDRLSNGRLLINVVAGGDPVELAGDGIFLSHEERYKATDEFLTIWRQLLSGEKVDYLGDHLRTEQGELLYPPVQSPHPPIYFGGSSPAGQQVAAEHADVYLTWGEPIEDVREKITQVREQAERNGRKIKFGIRLHVIVRETNDEAWQEAEKLISHLDDEVIQKAQEALGRYDSHGQKRMADLHKGKDGDLEISPNLWAGVGLVRGGAGTALVGDPITVAERIKEYCDIGVETFIFSGYPHLEEAYRFAELVFPHLPFDPKSERASGAIGETIGNSYLPKA
- a CDS encoding ABC transporter permease, encoding MGAEAYLPASSSAGTLKAAKKKWNVPAWTKGFLLPAVIVAVWQVIGSLGLISPTVLPVPSAILSSFWELTVSGDLLANLRISVLRAVLGFLLGGSLGLLFGILVGFSRKTESYLDPSLQMLRTIPNLAVTPLFILWFGFDELSKVLLISFGSFFPIYINTYLGIRSADSRLFDVARVLEFSRKQQITKLVLPSALSNILLGVRLSLGIAWLSLVVAELMGSSAGIGYLIMDARQFSQTDKVFVGIIIFAVVGKLTDSLVRLLERRLLKWRNSFEG
- a CDS encoding aliphatic sulfonate ABC transporter substrate-binding protein, with the translated sequence MKKLSFLLVIVLIGILTGCSAKATEKPKEINIGIQQSLSPLWIAKEKRLFEDAFKEDGIKIKWTEFQSGPPQFEGLAANKLDFSQVGNTPVVAGQAANVKFKEIALSGDGVKGNGILVNKNSEIKKLEDLKGKKVAVAKGSSGFGFLYSALKHAKISPDDVEIIQLQPDEALPAFESGKVDAWSIWEPFLSLESIENDAVILANGETLGSFSPSFTLARDGFIKDHPQYVEKFLRVYDEAVRYQLENEEEAIDIYAKMKGLDKKVIKNVLDNTKPLNEPITDRIIKAQQETADLQLELKAIGKKIDVSEVVDNQFIKKIQKEEK
- a CDS encoding ABC transporter ATP-binding protein, encoding MSVQIQVTEKSFLKDMKPNTVLKDIRFELKKGSFLTMIGPSGCGKSTLLKIIAGIDTDYKGVVVIGGKTIRQPGIDQGFIFQEHRLFPWMNVEQNIAANLNLKDPKVKLEVEELIEIVRLSGYEKAYPSELSGGMSQRVAIARALLRNPQVLLLDEPFGALDAFTRKHLQDVLLDIWQKKKITMILVTHDIDESVYLGTELAVLRANPGQIQKIIPIDLPFPRSRTDSSFQYLRQTVLGEFEKTESPMFANGEGI
- the ssuE gene encoding NADPH-dependent FMN reductase; this translates as MTKAVLIYGGSRNPSRLQGIYEKALEYLKGRGIDVQSINVPHIPAEDLIHTKFNSPAIQEANRLLNEAEAVVVLTPVYKASFSGILKTYLDLVPQKGLQNKTVLPIAIGGSLGHLLSIEYSLKPVLSILGANRILDSIFIHDEQVKRLESNEYFIEEGAAFRLHNGLEKLGDGLKDAHTAISS
- a CDS encoding ABC transporter permease, with amino-acid sequence MDTIREILSYYSDNGGYVWEQFFRHFLMSAYGVLFAAIVAIPLGILIARYRQLSGWVMSLANIIQTIPALAMLAILMLVMGLGTNTVVVALFLYSILPILKNTYTGIRSVDSKLLESGKAMGMTRFQVLRMVELPLSMSVIMAGLRTALVITIGVATIGTFIGAGGLGDIILRGTNMTDGTAIILAGAIPTAFMAVAADLIMALLERRFDPSKKRKKRIVTRKVV
- a CDS encoding osmoprotectant ABC transporter substrate-binding protein, with translation MRIKKTGMALMLAGIVLLTSGCALPGLGGAAGDTVKIGTQSISESQIMGEIIRQLIEHETDIHVDMVNNLGSSIVQHKALVNKDIDIASVLYTGTSLTGPLGMKAVKDPDEALKTVQKGYKERFNLKWFNSYGFSNTYAFAMRKGEAKKRGIKTVSDLEKYKDGLKLGVDTSWLQRKGDGYKGFVKHYGFDFDNKYPMQIGLVYQALKNHKMDVVLAYSTDGRIPAYNLALLKDDKRFFPPYDGSPVARNEVLKKHPELAPLLERLAGKIDTNTMQQLNYEADGKKREPSRIAKEFLVKNNYFK
- a CDS encoding ABC transporter permease, encoding MHDIILFFQNNWGTFLVKVWEHLYISLIAGILGIIVAVPLGIALTRFKRGAGFIMGILSVIQTFPSFAILAFFIPLLGVGKIPAIVALFFYSVLPILRNTYTGVRGVDPNLLEAGKGMGMTVMERVWHVELPLAVPVIMAGIRLSIVYLIGWATLASFIGAGGLGDYIFSGLDNYQPELILVGAIPVTIIALLIDLLLGRIEIGVTPKAIREINEA